In Musa acuminata AAA Group cultivar baxijiao chromosome BXJ3-9, Cavendish_Baxijiao_AAA, whole genome shotgun sequence, a single genomic region encodes these proteins:
- the LOC103996841 gene encoding uncharacterized protein LOC103996841 — MAEEKKKKKKKKHKHDDQKNDQQKPASDAHFKPSADVKGIRFGAQFVVKSFTVRQAAPLELLRLLDIPPSCLSQRQSLPFLSTTTYLPTNFTILAHHAWHTLTLGLGTNKSKVVIFVFESESMKLAVDQLWPRMIPLGDVNKKLIRGLSGCEMSRFKFRKGCLTFYVYALRRLGATGFSCADDLRRILEAVVALKDFLDHTAMLALPTQRSITFPNPPAMAR; from the coding sequence ATggcagaggagaagaagaagaagaagaagaagaaacacaagCACGATGACCAGAAGAATGATCAGCAAAAGCCTGCGTCGGACGCTCACTTCAAGCCGAGCGCCGACGTCAAGGGCATCCGCTTCGGCGCCCAATTCGTGGTCAAGTCCTTCACCGTCCGGCAGGCGGCGCCGCTCGAGCTGCTGCGGCTTCTGGACATCCCGCCTTCCTGCCTCAGCCAACGCCAGAGCCTTCCCTTCCTTTCCACCACCACGTACCTGCCCACCAACTTCACCATCCTGGCCCATCATGCATGGCACACGCTCACCCTCGGCCTGGGCACCAACAAGTCCAAGGTGGTGATCTTCGTGTTCGAGTCGGAGAGCATGAAGCTGGCGGTGGACCAGCTGTGGCCGCGCATGATCCCGCTGGGGGACGTCAACAAGAAGCTCATCCGGGGGCTCTCCGGCTGCGAGATGTCGAGGTTCAAGTTCCGGAAAGGGTGCCTGACGTTCTACGTGTACGCCCTGCGGCGGCTGGGAGCTACCGGCTTCTCGTGCGCCGATGACCTAAGAAGAATTCTCGAGGCGGTCGTGGCCCTCAAGGATTTCTTGGACCACACCGCCATGCTCGCCCTGCCCACCCAGCGAAGCATCACCTTCCCCAATCCACCTGCAATGGCACGCTGA